TCAAATCGACAATCGGCTGGAATACGGCAGAGAGTAAACGCTGCTGCAAGATTGATTGCACTTGCGGGATCATGGTGTTTCTAACTAGTCGTGGTCCTGTAGGTTCAAGTTTTACCACCATATGCTCTGAGAATGAGGTCGTCTGGCTATCATTTGAATCGCTAATAATTGGATCAGTCAGGTATAAATGCATATTTTCACCCCAACCTCCAAGGTGAATTTTATGTGCGGACTGGTAGTTAAAGCTCATCGTCGTAATCTCCCTAATTGGCAGAGACTACGCCGCGATAATGACAGCCATGTTACATCAGCGATATTGCAACACAGGTGACAAAAACTAGAACTTTAGGATTTCTGCTCGGCTAATAAAGCTGCGCCTACGATACCAGCAATATCGCCTGTAGTAGAAATAGTGACTGCGACTTTATCTCGCAATACAGGGATTAAGTCCTGCGCCAAGGTATGAAAAAAACTTGATTGCATGAGTGGCCAGGCATTGATTAATCCGCCACCAATAATGGTTTGACCAACATCCACCACTTTAAGAATGTGTGCCAACACAGTGGCTAGTGATTCCCCAGCTAAATCAAAAGCAGCAATCGCAGCTTCATCACCAGCATTAGCATGCAGTGCAATCTCGCCAGTGGTGAGCGTAAGCCCTGTAGTTGCGTGATAGCTATGCACAACACCTGAAGCTGAAGCATATTGCTCCATGCAGCCATGATTGCCGCAGCCACAAGGCCGACCATTCGGCTCAAAAATGATGTGCCCTACTTCCATGGCAAAGCCATGCTGACCAGGAAATGGCTGATTGTGGTAAATGAGACCACCACCAACGCCAGTGCCTAAGCCAAGATAGATCATATTTTCGGTGGGCTTATCAGATAAACGAAACTCGCCATAAGCAGCGGCTAAAGCATCGTTCTCCACAATCACAGGCTTACCAATCGCGCGGGATAAATCACCAGCAAGATCAACGTCAAGCAAGCCAGGCAAATTAGGTGACTGCTTTACCTTGCCTGTTACAGGGTCTATGAAACCAGGAAAACCAATCCCTATCGCACTAACTTGCGGGTACGCTGCTAATACTTCAAGCAGGTACTGACTGGTTATTTGTATGATTTTTTGCCAGGCAATGTCAGGCGCATTTTCAGCACAAAGCCCTGAAAAATCAGCATGCATGCGCCTTTCATGAATGACCTGCAGCCCATCTACCACGCCAATCCGCAGATTAGTCCCGCCTATATCAATCCCAATCAGCATATTCTGTATTTGTTCTAATTGTCAGTAAAAGGCTGGCTTATTGAACCGTTAACTTGATTTCAATTTTGCTTTTGAGTTGCTTGGCATCCCACTCTAATTCCAGTGTCAGCGCCTGCATGATCTTCTCAAAACCAGCCTCAGATTGTGAAACACTGTAGTGTGGATGGCTCGTGATATCGCAATCTACATTGGTATCTAGTTGCACTACACCGCCTAGCACTTCGTCTTCCAAACTCAACGCATTAAGCTGTTTGAAATGATGCAACTCACCAAAGCCGCCAGGAATGTCATCACCAATGCGGAAGCGCCCTGCAGGGCCATTGCAACTCGGCATGGCAAGGTTGATTTCCACCTTGAATTTACCTTTTACTGCCTTGCTGGTTTGGTAATGCACAATCAGGGTTTTACCGTTGAGGTGTATGGTTTTCTGCAACTCGGTTTCCGCGACAGTAGCGACGAAATCCATCGATTTTGCACCTGTGGTTTGCGGCCGACGATAACTCACAGGAACGACTCGGTCATCACTAATCAGAAAATCGCAGAACATGGTCTTGCGATACGCATCTGTCGCCATGTCTTCTGGTGTAATTACATCCTTGAACATCACGCGCTCATGAGGGTTGGCAATGCCTTCACCCGTATGGTGTCCGTCTGACTGTTCATGTACCTTGCGGTGATAATGTTCGGCCTGGCGAGTTAAAGTATCACCAAAATTATGGTGTAGTTTGTAGCTATCGAATTCGCAAATCGAGGCTGTGCCATCAAGCCTGGCAACCACTTGTAGCTGATTATTTCTCAAGAATAACTCGTCAAAACCATCAAGGTCCAAATCCACCCATTCTTTAGCTGGGCGCTCGCTGACTTGGTCAAGCATGGCTTCAAGCTTGATGATGGCGTTATAGATAGCGCGCCTTAAATGGGGCAGATACAAGCCGCCAAACAAGCCGTGCCAATAGGCATCATTCGCTTGAGATTCAAATAAAGCATCTTCCATCGCCTGAGTCTTTTTATTCTCAGGCATGGCGTGATAGCGCGCCGAGAGCGACAACATGCGCTTGTGCATCCAATTAGATTCTGGATAGCGCATAAAGAAATTGCGCCAGATACCGCCACGGATATAAGGCTTAGTTTGTTCGTAGCGGTTATTGTATTTTTCCTGTGCGACCAAATCAGCATAGTTATGCGATGCTGGCACAGGCAATGTCCACTCGTTCATTTCTATGTAGGATGCCGTTGGCAGATAAACCACGCCACGCGTCTTGGCCATGGCATGATAATCGCTGTAGCGCATGGGTTTGATGATGGATGAATTGAGTACGCCCTCAATAAAGTCTTTTAACCAGCCGCGTTCATAGACCCATTCGTAGGTTTCAGGCCAGATACCAAATTTTTCAATGTCATCAAAATAAATTGCAGCGGCGGATTTACTCTCGTCTGCCAACTCTTCCAGATAAGCCACTACCTCGTGTGCGGGTGAAAATGGCAGTCTGTAACGCAAGGCTTCAGAAATCGGGAATAGGTCAATCTGGCGACCATCTTCTTCCGTACTGAAATAGCCATCAAGTTCATGACTGTATTTGCCTGTGCACATAAAGTGGTAATCATCCACCGTGACATACTGTATGCCTGAATCAGCCAGTGATGGCACCACTGTAGATTCCCATACGCGCTCTGTCAGCCACGCGCCCTGTGGTGTTTCATCAAATTTCTTATTGAGGTAATGTGAAAGCTTAGTGATCTGGCCTACCCTGTCACGAGTAGGGATAGAGGCCAACACGGGTTCAGTAAAGCCTGCGCCAAAGAGCTCAGCCTGGTCACGT
This genomic window from Methyloradius palustris contains:
- a CDS encoding alpha-amylase/4-alpha-glucanotransferase domain-containing protein, which codes for MAKTVALLLGVHAHQPVGNFESVLDDAHVRCYGPFLRVLYQYPAFRFAIHISGWLLEYMLEKYPEDMALLKEMVARDQAELFGAGFTEPVLASIPTRDRVGQITKLSHYLNKKFDETPQGAWLTERVWESTVVPSLADSGIQYVTVDDYHFMCTGKYSHELDGYFSTEEDGRQIDLFPISEALRYRLPFSPAHEVVAYLEELADESKSAAAIYFDDIEKFGIWPETYEWVYERGWLKDFIEGVLNSSIIKPMRYSDYHAMAKTRGVVYLPTASYIEMNEWTLPVPASHNYADLVAQEKYNNRYEQTKPYIRGGIWRNFFMRYPESNWMHKRMLSLSARYHAMPENKKTQAMEDALFESQANDAYWHGLFGGLYLPHLRRAIYNAIIKLEAMLDQVSERPAKEWVDLDLDGFDELFLRNNQLQVVARLDGTASICEFDSYKLHHNFGDTLTRQAEHYHRKVHEQSDGHHTGEGIANPHERVMFKDVITPEDMATDAYRKTMFCDFLISDDRVVPVSYRRPQTTGAKSMDFVATVAETELQKTIHLNGKTLIVHYQTSKAVKGKFKVEINLAMPSCNGPAGRFRIGDDIPGGFGELHHFKQLNALSLEDEVLGGVVQLDTNVDCDITSHPHYSVSQSEAGFEKIMQALTLELEWDAKQLKSKIEIKLTVQ
- a CDS encoding ROK family protein, producing the protein MLIGIDIGGTNLRIGVVDGLQVIHERRMHADFSGLCAENAPDIAWQKIIQITSQYLLEVLAAYPQVSAIGIGFPGFIDPVTGKVKQSPNLPGLLDVDLAGDLSRAIGKPVIVENDALAAAYGEFRLSDKPTENMIYLGLGTGVGGGLIYHNQPFPGQHGFAMEVGHIIFEPNGRPCGCGNHGCMEQYASASGVVHSYHATTGLTLTTGEIALHANAGDEAAIAAFDLAGESLATVLAHILKVVDVGQTIIGGGLINAWPLMQSSFFHTLAQDLIPVLRDKVAVTISTTGDIAGIVGAALLAEQKS